The segment CGATACTGCAAGTCCGGATTGTACAACCTCTGCCCGGAGGTGGTGTTTCTCGCCACGCCGCCGGTCGACGGAGCCTTCTGCCAGTACCTGGCCTGGCCGGCGGACTTCGTGTTCAAAGTGCCCGAGGCAATGACGTTCGACCAGGCGGCCATGATGGAGCCGACCGCGGTCGCCCTCTGGTCCTGTCGGCGGGCGCCCATCCAAGCCGGAGCCAGCGTCGCGGTTTTCGGAGCCGGGCCCATCGGGGCCATGACCATCCAGGTGGCCAGGGCGCTGGGCGCAGCGACGATCATCGCCGTCGATCTCGACGACTGGCGGCTCGAACAGGCTGAGCGATTCGGAGCCCGCTACACGATCAATGCCCGGCGGATCGAGGACTCCGCCGAGACCATTCGCACGTTGATCCAGGAGCAGACCGGCGAGCCCTCGACGACGGCGGGCGTCGACGTGGCCTTCGAAACGGCCGGCGCCGTTGCGACCACTCGCGCCGCCCTCGCCTCCGTCCGACCGGCCGGCTCGGCTATGCTGGTCGGCCTGCCGCCCGACCCCCAGGTCGCTCTGGACATCGTCTCAGCCGCCTCCAGGGAACTCCAGATCAAGGGCCAGTTCCGCTACGCCAACTGCTATCCACCGTCAATCG is part of the Phycisphaerae bacterium genome and harbors:
- a CDS encoding NAD(P)-dependent alcohol dehydrogenase: MAGTMKAAVLLGKGKVAIEDRPIPSPKANEVLLKIQRVGVCGSDVHYYTHGRIGQFVVKEPLILGHEASATVAGLGRDVKNLSEGDRVAIEPGYTCRTCRYCKSGLYNLCPEVVFLATPPVDGAFCQYLAWPADFVFKVPEAMTFDQAAMMEPTAVALWSCRRAPIQAGASVAVFGAGPIGAMTIQVARALGAATIIAVDLDDWRLEQAERFGARYTINARRIEDSAETIRTLIQEQTGEPSTTAGVDVAFETAGAVATTRAALASVRPAGSAMLVGLPPDPQVALDIVSAASRELQIKGQFRYANCYPPSIALAESGAIDPGAIVTHHLPLEKAEEALQMSASPEPGTLKIIINVAG